agagtTGCTTTgggttattccccatcaagttgtaATAATATTTGCTTTAACGAGGTACAATTTTATACTGTTTTTACTGATTTTcggttttagcggctaaactcgaacttaatacccacctttaaggccggtactatgttcattcttgcgaaacaattttatagaaaccattatttcgcacatagaaagcgatgTTTATTTTGGTAACAGGGAGCGCTATTTAATAGTGAGCGATatggaattaagttggtggttgctgcttgcattacaaaattaacattttattataccttgggcaattgatctactactcctttgatcctttgtaacaggttggctgattagttcccggtctaacaaagaaaaacacatttttttttgtcaaaattcgattttattattcaacatagttcccttcaagagcgatacaacgattataacgaccttccaattttttgatatctccttcggttttgcctcaaaataggcctcagtttcggcgatcgcctcttcatttcagccaaattttttccctgcgagcatccttttgaggtctgagaactagaaaaagtcgctgggggccagatctggagaatacggtgggtggggaagcaattcgaagcccaattcatgaatttttgccatcgttctcaatgacttgtagcacagtgcgttgtcttggtggaacaacactgttttcttcttcatatagggccgttttgccgcgatttcgaccttcaaacgctccaataacgccatataatagtcactgttgatggtttttcccttctcaagataatcgataaaaattattccatgcgcatcccaaaaaaacaaagGCCATTATTATTTGGCCtgcagacttttgagtctttccacgcttcggatacGTTTCACCGCtcgccactcagccgactgtcgattggactcaggagtgtagtgatggagccatgtttcacccattgtcacatatcgacggaaaaactcgggtgtattacgagttaacagctgcaaacaccgctcagaatcataaacacgttgttgtttttggtcaaatgtgagctcgcgcggaacCCACTTTACCCAGAGCTTCCGcaaatccaaatattgatgaatgatatgaccaagacgcgcctttgatatctttaaggcctctgctatctcgatcaacttcattttacggtcattcaaaatcattttgtggatttttttgatgttttttgtccactgcgttcaccgtcctccgtgctcatttcaccacgcttgaattttgcataccaatcaattattgttgatttccctggggcagagtccggaaactcattatcaagccaagtttttgcttccaccgtattttttcccttcagaaaacagtattttatcaaaacacgaaattccgttttttccatttttttcacaataacaaaagttgcttcacaacagacgctctatctcacaaactaattgacttacagacgtcaaattttgacacgaaccatttgaaggttggtactatacaaaaattaaatgtatttaatactagcgacgccatctatgtgtcagaccggggacttatcagccaacctgttatattgtcggaataaaaatatgatccgcggaaaaatttcgcaattttttcgcattttttggttttgtatggagtttcaacgcgaaaaccgaacagagtaccggcctttatatAGAATTTGGTTTGTTCAAACTGTTACCACTAGATGGCATGCATCCCACTCTGATCGATATCGATAGTAATTAAAATGTGgtgaatttcaaattttattatcgaTAATTAACTATGGTGGTTTAAACATGGTTGAAATGCAGCACTGCATTTCAGGACGTGTTTAGTTAACAAAGATAGAGGAGATGTGTTTGTTAACACGAACGTTATATTCGAATTTCAAAGTATTTAATATGTTTTGAATATTTCCATCAACAtaagtttaattgcatttacacATTATGTTTGAAACATACGaagtaatttgaatttttggattttttgctaaTATATTGAAAAGTTGTTGTCACTGTGTTGAACTGTACTTTGGAGGATAATGTCTGTTGAGAaacttgtgtttattgggttgtagTGATGTAGCGATGTTGAGGTCCATAATGGGAAACCTGAAAGGTAAAACAAGGGATATTCTTCGAACAATtctgaatttattttctatcaCAGTTAGGAACTGGATGCCACAAAATTGGCAAGGAATTCTGATGCGTAAATTGACGTGTATGCTCGTGTTTAGCAAGTAGAAACCAAAACTAAAAATGACAAGTAAGATTTATTCAAAGAGGCAAAGATAAAAATATGATCAAATTCTTTGAACAAATTCGATCTAAAAATATACGATGTGGCTATTTTGAAGGCTGTATGGCAAGTTATTTTATAGAcatgtttttctttaattttcgaaGGGGGCGCAAAATATCACATGCAGCTGTGAAAACTTGCCATAACCGAGGAAGTTAAGAGAACAAAACGTGTAAAATGTGTCCTCCTCAaaacggtcgaagcaggaatgttACAATATGTTGCAAATGTGTTCGACTatctaaaaaagaaatttgtttgattGCTCTGGTGATCTTTTGATCTATGGAGAGCATAAAAATACCGTTTCAACGTTCAGTGACCGAAAGATTTGGGTAGCGATTTAAATTCTCCAAGCAAAATATGggaatgaattaaaaatgtattcattAGTTTTATGGCAGTGTCGGCTAAAATTGGAGGCGTTACTCGGCGGATAAAGCTCTGATAACGGTTCTAGACAATGAAATTGCCGAGTCGCGTAGCTGATATTAGCGGCTGATGACTATCTTTTTTGCCTGTCGACACCGCTGGCTCATCTCAACTCAATTTTCGTGTTtaacgatttacttgaaatttacagagggtctggcggaaattttgtgatatttggacgggtaAGAGAACCTAATATTTGCCtggatttttgaaaaatgggATTAAGTTCTTCGATGTGCTTGAAATTTGCAAGGAAGTTTGGGTATGGCGCCTAGACATGTTTCGATTGTTTTCGATAATCCGATTTGGACCTGAAGAATGACCACATTTTGAAACTTTAAGAAAAGTTCCcatatttccttgaaattttcagggaaacaAATCGCCtaaattttttcgatttttataccctccatcataggatgggggtatattaactttgtcattccgtttgtaacacatcgaaatattgctgtaagaccccataaagtatatatattctgagtcgtggtgaaattctgagtcgatctaagcatgtccgtccatccgtccgtctgttgaaatcacgctagcttccgaacgaaacaagctatcaacttgaaacttggcacaagtagttgttatcaatgtaggtcggatggtattgaaaatgagccatatcggtccacttttacgtatagcccccatataaagggaccctcagatttggcttgcggagcctcaaagagaagcaaatttcatccgatccggctgaaatttggtacatgatgttggtatatggtctccaacaaccatgcaaaaattggtccacatcggtccataattatatatagagcccatataaaccgacccccagatttggcttgcggagcctaaaagagaagcaaatttcattcgatccgcctgaaatttggtacatggtgttggtatatggtccctaacaaccatgcaaaaattggtccacatcggtccataattatatatagcccacatataaaccgatccccagatttggcttgcggagcctcaaagagaagaaaatgtcatccgatccggctgaaatttggtacatgatgttggtatatggtctctaacaaccatgcaaaaattggtccacatcggtccataattatatatagcccccatataaaccgatccccagatttggcttgcggagcctcaaagagaagcaaattccatccgatccggctgaaatttggtacatgatgttggtatatggtctctaacaaccatgcaaaaattggtccacatcggtccttaattatatatagaccccatataaaccgatctccagatttggcttgcgaagcctcaaagagaagcacattgcatccgatccggctgaaatttggtacatggtggtagtatatggtctctaacaaccatgcaaaaattggtccacatcggtccataattatatatagagcccatataaaccgatcctcagatttgggttgcggtgcctcaaagagaaacaaatttcatccgatctggctgaaatttggtacatggtggtagtacatggtctctaataaccatgcaaaaattggtccatatcggtccacttttacgtatagcccccatataaacggacccccaaatttggcttgcgatcgctctaagagaagcaaatttcatccgatctggctgaaatttggtacatggtggtagtatatggtctctaacaaccatgcaaaaattggtccacatcggtccataattatatatagcccccatataaaccgatccccagatttggattgcgaagtctccaagagaagcaaatttcatccaatctggttgtaatttggaacatggtgttagtatatgatctttaacaaccgtgccacaattggtccatatcggtccataattatatatagcctccagatttgacctccggagcctcttggaggagcaaaattcatccgatccggctaaaattaggagcgtggtgttagtatatggtcgctaacaaccatacaaaaattggtccatatcggttcataatcatggttgccactagagccaaaaataatctaccaaaatgttatttctatggaaaattttgtcaaaattttatttctatagaaaattttgtcaaaattttatttctatagaaaattttgtcacgattttatttctagagaaaattttgttaaaattttattcggttcataataaaattttcatcattgtcattgttcaccactgtggtatcacaatggactgaatagtctaagtgagcctgatacatcgggcggccacataacctaacctaacctaaccatcattgtcaaaattttatttctatagaaaattttgtcaaaattttatttctatagaaaattttgttcaaattttattcggttcataatcatggttgccacttgagccaaaaataatctaccaagattttatttctatagaaaattttgtcaaatgtttatttctatagaaaattttgttaaaattttatttctgtagaaatttttgtcaaaatgttctttctatagaaaattttgtcaaaatttttatttctatagaaaattttgtgaaaattttatttctatagaaaattttgtgaaaattttatttctatagaaaattttgttaaaattttatttctgtagaaaattttgtcaaaattttatgtctactttgtcaaactgaattatatacgtattggatcgatcttttttgatttaatatataccacgtatggacttacatacaatttagaagatggtgttaggaggttttaagataccttgccatcggcaagcgttatcgcaacttaagtaattcgattgcggatggcagtgtttagaagaagtttctacgcaatccatgatggagggtacataagcttcggcctggtcgaacttacggccgtatatacttgttgtttttgtttttagtacacactgaaatttttcttagtaaatagaACGAAATATTAcgttcttttaacgaaatttgtgcTTCATAGTCGTAtgtaaaactttcgtactttttatgaaaaattttcgcatTTTCTATGATACAGTTTTGtacattttatggaaaattttcgtattttttgtgaaaaatatttgaccatttagaaaaaaaattatagtcaaaagtgcataataagtttgtatgtcatcactactttacatcttaaccctctaataccccaatttttttgccatctgATTAAAttgtcaatgttaacgacacaaaagcaagagaactaagcaagaaaagtgtataccgtaaaattcagcatatgctgcaaagcctcttgaatagtttcaaataagttttggttttatttggcccatttttgttgtcttaatgtgtgttttactaaaagtttCCTTATtacatgaagcccgcctaaaggcgggcttgggcattagagggttaagttttCGAATAATTATTAGTTTGGTTgcttcactttttataccctgcgccacactgtggaacagggtataagttagtgcatatgtttacaacacccagaaggagacgagatagacacatggtgtctttggcaataatgctcaaggtgggtccctgagccgatctagccatgtccgtctgtccgtctgtctgtgaacacatttttgtgatcaaagtgtaggtcgcagtttaactccaatcgccttaaaatttggcgcaagttcctgttttgggtcagaatagaaccctatcgattttggaagaaatcggttcagatttagatatagctcctatatatatatctttcgccctatatgaacttatattgacccagaagccagagtttcaccctgatctgcttgaaattttgcacaaacataacacttggtcgtatagtcaagtgtgcaaaatttgattgaaatcggttcagatttagatatagctcccatatatatctttcgcccgatatcgacttatatggccccagaagccaaactTTTaggccaatttggttgaaattttgcattaggagtacaattggtattgtagtgaagtgtgttaaattttattgaaatcggttcagatttagatatagctcccatatatatctttcgcccgatatcgacttatatggccccagaagccaaactCTTaggccaatttggttgaaattttgcattaggagtacaattggtattgtagccaagtgtgttaaattttattgaaatcggttcagatttagatatagctcccatatatatatatttcgcctgattttccgtcatatgaccacagaggtcaaagttgtagtccgatttacgtgaaattttgcacaagaagtagaattaaaatactaagtatgcatggcAAAtttgatcggttcagatttctctatagcttccatatatatgtttttccgatttgggcaaaaattgccaaaatacccacattttccctaaaaaatcgccactgctaagtcgaaaacttttaaaagtgactcaaattttcatttatttataatacatagctatagaccgataaatcataaatacagttgcttcaaaattggttcaaattaaaatgtttcccatattttttgtactaacatgttaggttaggttaggtggcagtggcagtggcagtccgatgtatcaggctcacttagactattcagcccatttgtgatactacattggtgaacttctctcttatcactgagtgctgcccgattccatgttaagctcaatgacaagggacctcctttttatagccgagtccgaacggcgttccacattgcagtgaaaccacttaaagaagctttgaaacactcggaaatgtcaccagcattactgaggtgggataatccaccgctgaaaaactttttttggtgttcggtcgaagcaggaatcgaacccacgaccttgtgtacgcaaggcgggcatgctaaccattgcaccacggtggctccccatagtgtaccatcccagggcatcagccgacttattttcattttaagtctatagattataaattttgtatgtatgtatttgggacgaaatcctttatatatagcacccaacacatttgacggatttgatatagtaccgaaaatgtggatttgcaaagtggtgcagggaataatatagtcggccccgcccgactttagactttccttacttgttattcatagcatgctgtcacccaaatgagaattagcatagacatgcattaaaaacaagtaaggaaagaaaAATTATGTTGCTGTTCCTAACTTGGAAGAAGAAGATGATGATGATCAAGAGGATTTTTATATGTCGTCTAACTAACTATTGTAACTTTATTATATATTGTATTGTACAGTTATATATTTCAaataactaaatttaaaaactatgaatttttactttgaaaacataaataattataattcttatgtatgtaaaaataatctaaactttttccatattttgtctataaatgtaagaagtatttcatcaataaataagtttaataaatttaaGAACGAAATTAGTCAGCTTGTTGTGGTTCCGGATGTTATTGCGATTCAGGAAACTTGGTTCAGCAGTCaacatataaacctttataacaTTGAGGGTTTCAATGCAATACACTGCGTAAGAATGGATGGGTTTGGCGGTACAACAGTTTACATTAAATCGGCAATAAAATATCGAACTTTGCTGAGTAAGAGCGAAAATAATCTGGATGTGGTGGTAGTTGAATTAccggaaataaaattgaataatacaAAGCTTACTATTGGATCAGTATACCGATCTCAGCGCTGTCGAATCGATGACTTTCTAAAACAAATCGATGTCTTATTAAATGAGCTCCGATCTTTTAATACTCTTCTGGTTGGCGATATGAATGTTGACTTGTTAGTAGAAAACAGATTACAGACACAGCTTACAAATCTATTGGGTGAATTTAATATGCATTCTTGTCACGAACATATAACTAGACCAGCAAGCGGCACATGTATAGACTGGATATTTTATACCAATCCAACTATGTTTTTTGTTCAcagtattgaaaacattttttctgaccATAATTTTATAAGCTGTGGTGTGTATTTGAATGAAAGTCCTGTGGAAAATGTTATTGAATATCAGAAGAAggtaaattatagaaaatttggcgagATCGTTGAATCATCATTGCGTTATTTGCAAAATAACACACCATCGTTAGATATGTGTGGTATATTGATGGAATCTTTATCTTCTGCAGCGTTGCAAAGCACAGATACTATCCCAAAGCGAGTAAATATTCGTTCAAAAATGGCTCCATGgatgaatgaatttttatataatttaatatcctataaaaataatattttaaaaaaaagaagGAAAAGAAGGCTTAACATTGGTATGGAAGATCAATTGAAAAGAATaagtaaaatcataaaaatatgtaGCAAACAACTAATGAATGACTATTATAAGTACAATCTACAATCATGTGGCACTGATATTAAAAGAACTTGGCGATTTTTAAACAAAGAACTGGGAAGAGATAAGAAAGAAGTATACGATTTGGTTGATGACAATGGAGAACTTGTGGAAGAAGAATCAGATAAAGCTGCGATgctgaataaaaaatttgtcgactcAGTTATCGAATTAAAAAACAGTATTCCGAGTTATCCTGGTGACGACATTAACATGTTTGGTACTTTAGATACTATTAACAATAGTTggcatttaaagaaaatatgtgaaTCCGATATGATATCCATCATTGATTCGCTTAATAAATCTAAAGGTTCTGGATACGATAATATAGATGTTCGCATGATATTGGAGAAGAAAGAGTTAATAACTGGACTacttgtaaaaatatttaaccaaatgattgatacccaaaaatatccagattctttaaaaatacaCAAGGTTATTCCCATACCAAAACATTCTTCTGCTAGGTATGCTACGGATTTTCGACCAGTGGCAGTGTTATCGATTATCGATAAAGtgtttgaaaaaataatttctgaaCAATTGACTAATTACCTAAATAGTATTGGTGCCTTGTATGAACATCAGTATGGTTTTACAAAAGGATCTGGGACAGAGCAAGCTCTGGGGAATGTAATGGAATACATCTGTTCTGGTATAGATTGTGGATTTAAAGGCGTAGCAGGAGTGTTTTTTGATTTATCAAAAGCATTTGACGTTGTAGAACATGATATTTTAACAAAGAAATTGTCTCACATTGGAATAGGAGAGGAAACACTTGAATTGTTCAAAGATTATTTGAGAAACAGGAAACAATATGTCCAAGTTGGAAATGGTAAAAGCGATTTATTGCCTGTTGCACATGGTGTTCCTCAAGGAAGCGTCTTGGGACCACTACTTTTCAAAATGTATATtaatgatttaaaaaatattagtttcaatggaaaattggtAATGTTTGCGGATGATATTTgcatattttataaatacaaacaTGAACTTGTATTGCAAGCAGAAGCAGAATATGATGCTGCGGTTTTAGCAGAATATGTCCGTATTAATAAACTAGTTCTTAATTcaacaaaaactaaatttattCGATTCAGACCAAATCCTAAAGAGGCCGATGGTGAAATTGCAATCCATGTGAACGGAATAAGTGTTAGAGAGTCAAAAACAGTGCGATACTTGGGAATGCATTTATCTAACAATCTGTTATGGGACGAACACATTAAGCGCCTGAAATCAAAAGTATCATCAGCTACTGGCGTGCTGTATAAATTTCGCAATATTTTGAGTACTGAGACGAAGTTGATGATCTATAATTCTTTGGTTCATTCTCATTTGACATATTTGCCAATAATTTATGGTTGTCGTACCTCAAGATCGTTAAA
This is a stretch of genomic DNA from Haematobia irritans isolate KBUSLIRL chromosome 4, ASM5000362v1, whole genome shotgun sequence. It encodes these proteins:
- the LOC142235895 gene encoding uncharacterized protein LOC142235895 produces the protein MDGFGGTTVYIKSAIKYRTLLSKSENNLDVVVVELPEIKLNNTKLTIGSVYRSQRCRIDDFLKQIDVLLNELRSFNTLLVGDMNVDLLVENRLQTQLTNLLGEFNMHSCHEHITRPASGTCIDWIFYTNPTMFFVHSIENIFSDHNFISCGVYLNESPVENVIEYQKKVNYRKFGEIVESSLRYLQNNTPSLDMCGILMESLSSAALQSTDTIPKKRRLNIGMEDQLKRISKIIKICSKQLMNDYYKYNLQSCGTDIKRTWRFLNKELGRDKKEVYDLVDDNGELVEEESDKAAMLNKKFVDSVIELKNSIPSYPGDDINMFGTLDTINNSWHLKKICESDMISIIDSLNKSKGSGYDNIDVRMILEKKEYATDFRPVAVLSIIDKVFEKIISEQLTNYLNSIGALYEHQYGFTKGSGTEQALGNVMEYICSGIDCGFKGVAGVFFDLSKAFDVVEHDILTKKLSHIGIGEETLELFKDYLRNRKQYVQVGNGKSDLLPVAHGVPQGSVLGPLLFKMYINDLKNISFNGKLVMFADDICIFYKYKHELVLQAEAEYDAAVLAEYVRINKLVLNSTKTKFIRFRPNPKEADGEIAIHVNGISVRESKTVRYLGMHLSNNLLWDEHIKRLKSKVSSATGVLYKFRNILSTETKLMIYNSLVHSHLTYLPIIYGCRTSRSLKELQSAQNKALKLVFNLPIRYSTTLLYNRNILPIRGLYKQQLLIYVFKSIQCINSRAIRFVPNFSRTGRNTRQANNLSLSKCRIDLTKQRLTYAGPREFNNLPESLKTISVISSFKNEIRRYLLTNVDLLL